A genome region from Sceloporus undulatus isolate JIND9_A2432 ecotype Alabama chromosome 1, SceUnd_v1.1, whole genome shotgun sequence includes the following:
- the GORASP2 gene encoding Golgi reassembly-stacking protein 2, giving the protein MGSSQSVEIPGGGTEGYHVLRVQENSPGHRAGLEPFFDFIVSINGSRLNKDNDTLKDLLKANVEKPVKMLVYSSKTLELRETSVTPSNMWGGQGLLGVSIRFCSFDGANENVWHVLEVESNSPAALAGLRPHSDYIIGADTVMNESEDLFSLIETHESKPLKLYVYNTDTDNCREVVITPNSAWGGEGSLGCGIGYGYLHRIPTRPFEEGKKISLPGQLSSTSISPLKDGFTEVQLSSVNPPSSLPPGTTGTEQALAGLSISSTPAVPNVLNTGVPTVPLLPPQTNQAVPPVNAAVTLPGLMPLPTGLPNLSNIPNLNLPAPSLIPGSGLADIGHPGLPPLPSLPPINLSRITPLTPEFLAQFPLATEVTTLPTNLLSSAPPGTTVSVEQTSTFILDSAVPPPTTTSAPGAPATNASGPEDRGDGSATSYEKPASLVTDTAASESS; this is encoded by the exons ATGGGCTCCTCGCAGAGCGTGGAGATCCCCGGAGGGGGCACCGAGGGCTACCACGTCCTCAGG GTACAAGAAAATTCACCAGGACATCGAGCTGGATTGGAGCcattctttgattttattgtatccATTAATGGTTCAAGACTG AATAAAGACAATGACACACTCAAGGACTTGTTAAAAGCAAATGTGGAAAAGCCTGTCAAGATGCTAGTGTACAGCAGTAAAACGTTGGAGCTTCGCGAGACATCAGTAACTCCAAGCAATATGTGGGGTGGACAGGGCCTCCTGGGAGTCAGCATTCGTTTCTGCAGCTTTGATGGAGCCAATGAAAATGTGTGGCATGTGTTG GAAGTTGAATCAAATTCTCCTGCTGCACTTGCTGGTCTTAGACCTCACAGTGATTATATTATTGGGGCGGATACTGTCATGAATGAG TCTGAAGATTTATTCTCCCTTATCGAAACACATGAAAGCAAACCATTAAAACTTTATGTATATAACACTGACACTGATAATTGTCGGGAAGTGGTTATTACTCCAAACTCTGCATGGGGTGGAGAAGGAAG cctAGGTTGTGGCATCGGGTATGGATACTTGCATCGAATACCTACACGTCCTtttgaagagggaaagaaaatttCTCTTCCAGGACAGTTGTCTAGTACATCTATTAGTCCACTCAAAGATGGCTTTACAGAA gTTCAGCTGTCTTCGGTTAATCCCCCATCTTCATTACCACCCGGAACTACAGGAACGGAACAGGCCTTGGCTGGGCTTTCTATTAGCTCAACTCCTGCTGTCCCTAATGTGCTCAATACAG GTGTTCCTACTGTACCATTATTGCCTCCCCAAACAAATCAGGCTGTTCCTCCAGTTAATGCAGCAGTTACATTGCCAG GACTGATGCCTTTACCCACTGGACTTCCCAATCTCAGTAACATCCCAAATCTAAATTTACCTGCTCCAAGCTTAATTCCTGGTTCTGGATTAGCAGACATTGGACACCCTG GTTTGCCTCcacttccttccttgcctccaaTAAATCTCTCTAGAATTACACCTCTGACACCAGAATTTCTTGCACAGTTTCCTTTGGCCACTGAGGTGACCACGCTGCCTACAAATCTGTTGTCCTCTGCTCCCCCTGGCACTACAGTAAGTGTGGAACAAACCTCTACATTCATTCTGGATAGTGCTGTTCCTCCGCCCACCACCACTTCAGCTCCCGGTGCACCTGCTACAAACGCATCTGGTCCTGAAGACCGGGGAGATGGATCAGCCACATCCTATGAAAAACCAGCATCCTTGGTCACAGATACAGCTGCATCTGAATCATCATAA